The Phoenix dactylifera cultivar Barhee BC4 chromosome 9, palm_55x_up_171113_PBpolish2nd_filt_p, whole genome shotgun sequence genome window below encodes:
- the LOC103701821 gene encoding protein NODULATION SIGNALING PATHWAY 2-like translates to MAVAMEEAADLEISGCNSNSTIDDNGCAWTDWSPVMDWGPLSADDDFRGLIESMMCDDPTGLAPTSFDPYWNSNPSSTTTSVGTSPVQEPRNGGDDNEKGLRLVHLLMAAAEALAGCHESRELARVILVRLKELVSPAGATCGEGGTTMERLAAHFTDALQGLLDGSSAAVGGQPASHRDDLPCDVLAAFQLLQDMSPYVKFGHFTANQAILEAVAVDRRVHIVDYDIAEGVQWASLMQALVSRKDGPPPPHMRITAVTRGGGGARAVQETGRRLAAFAASLGLPFTFGQCRLDADERFRPGGVKVVKGEAVVANCVLQPLNAAGTRRGPGSVASFLSGAATLGARVVALVEEEEQEEEEGEGDFVGRFMGELHRYSALWDSLEAGFPIQGRARGLVERVILGPRIAGAVGRAYRGCGEGGWGEWMAGRGFGRVGISCFNHCQARLLLGLFNDGYRVEEDGPNKLVLAWKSQRLTSASIWSPPPPPPAPADLLPVGAVSNSMEDSYLLLD, encoded by the coding sequence ATGGCAGTGGCTATGGAAGAAGCAGCAGATCTCGAGATCTCCGGCTGCAACTCCAACTCCACCATCGACGACAATGGCTGCGCATGGACTGACTGGTCCCCGGTCATGGACTGGGGCCCCCTCTCCGCCGACGATGACTTCCGAGGCCTCATTGAGTCCATGATGTGCGACGACCCCACCGGCCTCGCTCCCACATCCTTTGATCCATACTGGAATTCGAACCCGAGCAGCACCACCACCAGCGTTGGCACCTCGCCGGTGCAGGAGCCCAGGAACGGCGGCGACGATAACGAGAAGGGGCTTCGGCTTGTGCACCTACTgatggcggcggcggaggcCCTCGCGGGATGCCACGAGAGCCGGGAACTGGCTCGGGTGATATTGGTTCGGCTCAAGGAGTTGGTGTCGCCGGCCGGCGCCACCTGTGGCGAAGGAGGGACTACCATGGAGCGGCTCGCCGCGCACTTCACCGACGCCCTTCAGGGCCTGCTCGACGGCTCCTCCGCCGCAGTCGGCGGTCAGCCAGCGTCGCACCGCGACGACCTCCCGTGCGACGTTCTGGCCGCATTCCAGCTGCTCCAGGACATGTCCCCCTACGTGAAATTCGGCCACTTCACCGCCAACCAGGCGATCCTGGAGGCGGTGGCGGTCGACCGGCGGGTCCACATCGTTGACTACGACATCGCCGAGGGCGTCCAGTGGGCGTCGCTGATGCAGGCGCTCGTCTCCCGCAAGGACGGGCCACCGCCGCCGCACATGCGGATCACCGCCGTCACGCGGGGCGGCGGCGGGGCGCGGGCTGTGCAGGAGACGGGGCGGCGGCTGGCGGCATTCGCGGCATCTCTCGGGCTGCCCTTCACATTCGGGCAGTGCCGGCTGGACGCCGACGAGCGGTTCCGGCCGGGAGGGGTGAAGGTGGTGAAGGGCGAAGCCGTTGTCGCGAACTGCGTGCTGCAGCCGCTGAATGCGGCGGGGACACGGCGGGGGCCGGGGTCGGTGGCGTCGTTCCTATCAGGGGCGGCAACGCTGGGGGCGAGGGTGGTGGCgctggtggaggaggaggagcaggaggaggaggagggggagggcgaCTTTGTAGGGAGATTCATGGGGGAGCTGCACCGGTACTCGGCGTTGTGGGACTCGCTGGAAGCCGGGTTCCCGATCCAAGGCCGGGCGAGGGGGCTGGTCGAGAGGGTGATACTGGGGCCGAGGATCGCCGGAGCCGTGGGAAGGGCTTATAGGGGTTGTGGAGAAGGTGGGTGGGGGGAGTGGATGGCAGGGAGGGGATTCGGAAGAGTTGGTATCAGTTGTTTCAACCACTGCCAGGCCAGGCTGCTGCTGGGGCTCTTCAATGACGGGTACCGGGTGGAGGAGGACGGGCCTAACAAGCTGGTGCTGGCTTGGAAGTCTCAGAGGCTCACCTCAGCCTCCATTtggtctcctcctcctccacctcctgctCCTGCTGATCTACTTCCTGTCGGTGCAGTTAGCAACAGCATGGAGGATTCTTATCTCTTGCTGGATTGA
- the LOC103701904 gene encoding uncharacterized protein At3g17950-like: MAQQDGGWPLGLQPLSLRVGLTRGSEFSGSSSFSTVITGSPRTSSATSSDFDAESAGSFFHGRSITLGSLIGITNFLEQSFRSLGKSRRQESSKGKKSHRAKTFFSLCLRAHLVKETASNAPSLGHYLEVERTAGASDAHRRTQASTTYELDESTEGRSTPVPNTLFSDGFSVPSQMNGDSSLVVARAAKESGAWVGSDDERRCDKDLSHANGFVSSLLLPCMGGRAV, encoded by the exons ATGGCCCAACAG GACGGAGGGTGGCCTCTCGGTCTGCAACCACTGAGTCTGAGAGTTGGGCTGACAAGGGGCTCGGAATTTTCCGGTTCTTCTTCCTTCAGCACCGTAATCACTGGTTCCCCCAGGACATCTTCTGCTACTTCATCAGACTTCGACGCAGAG TCCGCTGGATCTTTCTTCCATGGTCGGAGCATCACGCTCGGCAGTCTAATCGGCATCACCAACTTTCTGGAGCAATCTTTCAGGTCCCTTGGGAAGAGCAGGAGACAAGAGAGTTCAAAAGGAAAGAAGTCCCACAGGGCCAagactttcttctctctctgctTAAGAGCCCATCTTGTTAAGGAAACAGCCAGCAATGCTCCATCCCTCGGTCACTATCTTGAGGTGGAGAGAACAGCCGGAGCCAGTGATGCCCACAGAAGAACTCAAGCTTCAACCACGTATGAGCTTGATGAATCAACTGAAGGCCGATCTACTCCAGTGCCCAACACTCTCTTCTCGGATGGCTTCAGTGTTCCTTCTCAGATGAATGGAGACAGCTCCTTGGTTGTGGCTCGGGCTGCTAAGGAATCAGGAGCATGGGTGGGTTCTGATGATGAGAGGAGATGCGATAAAGACTTAAGCCATGCCAATGGCTTCGTGTCTTCCTTGCTGCTTCCTTGTATGGGTGGGCGGGCGGTCTAG